In Mytilus galloprovincialis chromosome 1, xbMytGall1.hap1.1, whole genome shotgun sequence, the following are encoded in one genomic region:
- the LOC143056714 gene encoding regulator of G-protein signaling 22-like isoform X5, producing MPSVVVYAKLDPDEVTLDDVEEFLITDDLFVEYFNAFLALPSFPTPLCFNKEKTGFEVVTEARKEIGKQIKAAIRSQKKQSKIYKVVKNHSFIDIPLIPIVEPEGPDHIEINTNYTVTTLNKEQGIHWVKERRMPAFLESDLYMEYRLANLVSQAKITGEQGEYILMRIDFKPKVKHKKKVVEEEVEVDPKEQMMKDMYVCMGTASTTDTEAWFTAASMATVTSVSSSTQLRPRSAEMTKRPVSARPVSAYSSVDNYKRSESGLASSVKSSLYSNYRNTQNSDDYDDVYSSKLFAVDGKPMTPRPTDSVCAVTEDYRDKHNRPFSSTVYSIPKVDNSDAESGLDISDDTDSVDSKDNNDQLEMLQNEGQLSSRKGSSDSIVFKNIDDIGTAIVGAVLKRTVSSILNVHDDDLPLEILDQIPGCELSRHISLEHLDRISLQEVQLPEEDSEVDKVTEEQVSEKDKKKEEESDADSLLDSEDDYEEEDTFFRKHKAKTFKLTNRKGTEKFKAFLSGTMGERNWNLWLDIDKTRFMTDDEAIHRHLLEMREKYFIPGSLFELTTEQKTDLKLTKPSSWTKEHLINIQNKIAEPLVLYWAPRFLLTQLRTTDPAKHAEYLNLKYLKTKPDVFPTRPAAKLLPLRPKSCFPRFGQQAFEDLPSTTLDTQFVTSPPVGFRRNYSSSAFTYDKLHGTKQTIITPKLPVQKATKPLISGQKSRPSTAGSSRPVSVNRQTSRPVSGIRQTSRPVSGVLPASRPISALPLSRPESRDANRPVSANRPVSAHRPVSAHRPVSAHPFASRSETSASTPQTQLRQRPQTAGVGRERNGSQCSDASDFIGGHRMEALLQALHHEREAGGFFKKFINRSGNKLWINCLNFWSEVQDYHWLFYTEFIDPYILQKKAKTVYSKYIVIGGICSISCSYSIRREVARCMQPPFEELFDAAEEYSIKELYVAWTQMITVDMKTYGKVELIEVVKHLETRSKYVLNLQKRGLIKERVETPEDPMEKYEDPVYDPTLQERIPDEYKDYTLEKLVGNRIELENFQVFLKENYADTDLLCWMAIRTFRNIPYTDEKARDELATSIRDRYLNQKYFFGPNSPAGKKGQEKVMAAAGGYSQLFKKRPPNEVLIEAQKYIRDRLEKKWLPLFLATSEFADRQRPKAGMDDVVDDVLVIKKKRSHNIQRSLDNNKFISSSKDVIVFRKGLLNPVTELQFRRYVSIYGDNLENDVLFWKEVQAFKELYHVHSDESLIQEKVAVIISCFIDSQIPPNIQIDISPDMAEKIVERKYERTPYLFREAQFTVFRHLFRFWDKFCTFRGNHAEEKILPTIERIRKHERAKQRAEQQRLDELALKEAEEKKRAEERAALGLPPENEEDEDALDHLQHFSHHDDDEEEHGPMEKNKISWSYSNYMAALEKEDILNNTDESTFGSLLNFGGEKSSENGDEVSLSKQDDIETMSRKETRSEETQTDKKKSTKSSPSPDSEKGGSKKKVTQRKGSVEFQKMASLEEEKENDESTKKSKSKSKGQQLLTEKK from the exons TCTTTTCCAACACCTCTCTGTTTCAACAAGGAAAAGACAGGTTTTGAGGTGGTCACAGAAGCCAGAAAAGAAATTGGAAAACAGATTAAAGCCGCCATAAGATCACAGAAAAAGCAATCAAAGATCTACAAAGTGGTGAAAAACCACAGTTTCATAGATATACCACTTATCCCAATAGTAGAACCTGAAGGTCCTGATCATATTGAAATCAACACTAATTACACAGTCACT ACTTTAAACAAAGAACAAGGTATACACTGGGTAAAAGAACGTAGAATGCCAGCATTTTTAGAAAGTGACCTATACATGGAATATCGTCTTGCTAATCTAGTATCACAGGCCAAAATTACTGGAGAACAAGGAGAATATATATTAATGAGAATAGATTTCAAACCAAAAGTTAAACATAAAAAGAAAGTTGTAGAGGAGGAAGTAGAGGTAGATCCTAAAGAACAAATGATGAAAGATATGTACGTTTGTATGGGTACGGCGTCAACAACTGATACCGAAGCTTGGTTTACTGCTGCGTCCATGGCAACAGTAACCAGTGTTTCTTCCTCAACACAGTTAAGACCAAGGAGTGCTGAAATGACAAAACGTCCAGTCAGTGCACGACCAGTAAGTGCATATAGTTCAGTGGATAATTATAAACGGTCTGAGAGTGGATTAGCCTCATCTGTTAAAAGTTCCTTGTATAGTAATTATAGGAATACACAAAATTCTGATGATTATGATGATGTGTATTCTAGTAAACTGTTCGCTGTCGATGGTAAACCTATGACCCCCAGACCCACCGATTCTGTGTGTGCTGTTACTGAAGATTATAGGGATAAACATAACCGACCTTTCAGTTCTACTGTATACAGTATACCTAAAGTTGACAATAGTGATGCTGAATCTGGATTAGACATAAGTGACGACACAGATTCTGTGGATTCTAAAGACAACAATGATCAATTAGAAATGCTACAAAATGAAGGACAACTCTCGTCAAGGAAAGGAAGTTCTGATAGTATAGTGTTTAAAAATATTGACGATATAGGAACTGCAATAGTAGGTGCTGTTTTGAAGAGAACTGTGTCGTCAATATTAAATGTACATGATGATGATTTACCTTTGGAAATTTTAGATCAAATCCCGGGTTGTGAACTGTCACGACATATCTCATTGGAGCATTTAGACAGAATATCATTACAAGAAGTGCAATTACCAGAGGAGGACTCAGAGGTTGATAAGGTAACAGAGGAACAAGTATCAGAAAAAGACAAGAAGAAAGAAGAAGAAAGTGATGCAGACTCGCTACTTGATAGTGAGGATGATTACGAAGAAGAAGATACTTTCTTCAGGAAACATAAAGCAAAGACATTTAAACTGACAAACAGAAAAGGAACAGAAAAGTTTAAAGCCTTCTTAAGTGGTACAATGGGAGAAAGAAATTGGAACTTGTGGCTTGATATTGATAAAACCAGGTTTATGACAGATGATGAAGCTATTCACAG acatttacTAGAAATGAGGGAGAAATATTTCATCCCTGGCTCCTTGTTTGAATTGACTACTGAACAGAAGACAGATTTAAAGCTGACCAAACCTTCATCATGGACTAAAGAACATCTCATAAACATACAGAATAAAATAGCTGAGCCCTTAGTACTTTACTG ggCACCTAGATTTTTACTGACACAATTAAGAACAACAGACCCTGCCAAGCATGCTGAATACCTCAATCTAAAGTACCTTAAAACCAAGCCAGATGTATTCCCTACTCGTCCAGCAGCTAAACTACTGCCACTACGTCCTAAGTCATGTTTTCCAAGGTTTGGACAACAAGCTTTTGAG GATTTACCATCTACTACTCTAGATACACAATTTGTGACCTCACCTCCTGTTGGTTTCCGTAGAAACTACTCATCGTCTGCTTTCACCTATGACAAGTTGCATGGTACCAAGCAGACTATTATCACACCAAAATTACCTGTACAGAAAGCAACAAAACCTCTAATTAGTGGTCAAAAGTCCAG GCCATCCACTGCAGGATCATCACGCCCTGTATCAGTTAACAGACAAACATCACGTCCAGTGTCTGGGATTAGACAAACATCCCGTCCTGTATCTGGTGTACTGCCAGCTTCACGTCCAATATCTGCACTTCCTTTATCCCGTCCAGAGTCGAGAGATGCAAATCGTCCAGTTTCTGCAAATCGACCAGTTTCTGCACATCGACCAGTTTCTGCACATCGACCAGTATCTGCACATCCTTTTGCAAGTAGGTCAGAGACATCTGCCAGCACACCGCAAACACAACTACGACAGCGACCTCAGACAGCAGGGGTTGGGAGAGAAAGAAATGGTTCTCAATGTTCAGATGCCTCAGACTTTATTGGAGGACATCGGATGGAGGCTTTGTTACAAGCTCTTCACCATGAAAGAGAAGCTGGTGGATTCTTTAAGAAGTTTATCAACAGAAGTGGCAACAAG TTGTGGATTAACTGTTTGAACTTCTGGAGTGAAGTGCAGGACTATCATTGGTTATTTTATACAGAATTCATTGACCCGTATATACTACAGAAAAAAGCAAAg ACTGTATATTCCAAGTACATAGTGATTGGAGGCATCTGCAGCATTAGCTGTAGTTACAGTATCAGACGAGAGGTAGCCAGATGTATGCAGCCACCATTTGAGGAACTATTTGACGCAGCGGAGGAATATTCTATAAAGGAGTTATATGTTGCATGGACACAGATGATTACTGTAGACATGAAGACTTATGGAAAG GTAGAATTAATAGAAGTGGTGAAACATTTAGAGACCAGATCTAAATATGTCCTCAATTTACAGAAGAGAGGTTTGATTAAAGAG AGGGTTGAAACTCCTGAAGATCCTATGGAGAAATATGAAGATCCTGTGTATGACCCAACACTGCAGGAAAGAATACCTGATGAATACAAAGACTACACATTAGAAAAACTTGTTGGAAATCGTATTGAGTTAGAGAACTTCCAAGTTTTCCTGAAGGAAAATTACGCAGATACAGATTTACTCTGTTGGATGGCTATTAGAACTTTCCGTAACATTCCATACACAGATGAAAAGGCTCGAGATGAACTGGCTACATCTATACGAGACAGATACCTTAATCAGAAATATTTCTTTGGTCCAAACAGTCCAGCAGGGAAGAAAGGACAAGAAAAG gtAATGGCTGCTGCAGGAGGTTATAGCCAGCTGTTTAAGAAGAGGCCTCCAAATGAAGTGTTGATCGAAGCTCAGAAGTATATACGTGATAGACTTGAGAAGAAATGGCTGCCGTTGTTCTTGGCCACATCAGAGTTTGCTGATAGACAGAGACCAAAGGCTGGCATGGACGATGTAGTGGATGATGTCTTAGTTATCAAGAAAAAGAGATCACATAATATACAAAGG AGTTTGGATAACAATAAGTTTATCTCCTCATCTAAAGATGTGATAGTCTTCCGTAAAGGTCTGCTGAACCCAGTGACAGAGCTACAGTTCAGGAGATATGTATCTATATACGGAGACAACCTAGAAAATGATGTACTTTTCTGGAAAGAAGTCCAGGCATTTAAG GAACTTTACCATGTACATAGTGATGAAAGTTTGATTCAGGAGAAAGTTGCAGTTATAATAAGCTGTTTTATTGACTCACAAATTCCACCAAATATCCAGATCGATATTTCACCTGATATGGCAGAAAAAATCGTAGAGAGAAAATATGAAAGAACACCTTATTTATTCAGAGAGGCACAG tttacaGTTTTTCGACATCTATTTCGATTCTGGGACAAATTCTGTACATTTAGGGGAAACCATGCAGAAGAAAAGATATTACCAACGATAGAGAGAATACGGAAACATGAGAGAGCAAAACAACGAGCTGAACAACAACGACTGGATGAGCTGGCTCTAAAg GAGGCGGAGGAGAAGAAG AGAGCTGAAGAAAGAGCTGCATTAGGACTACCACCAGAGAATGAAGAGGATGAAGATGCACTGGACCATCTACAACATTTCAGTCACCATGACGATGATGAAGAAGAACATGGGCCGATGGAGAAGAATAAAATCTCATGGTCTTACTCTAACTATATGGCTGCTCTGGAAAAGGAGGATATTCTAAATAATACAGATGAAAGTACATTTGGGTCATTGTTAAATTTTG GAGGAGAAAAAAGCAGTGAGAATGGTGATGAAGTATCATTAAGTAAACAGGATGATATAGAAACAATGTCCAGGAAAGAAACTCGTTCTGAAGAAACTCAAACAGACAAAAA GAAGTCAACAAAGTCAAGCCCAAGTCCTGACTCTGAGAAAGGAGGGAGCAAGAAGAAAGTGACACAACGAAAGGGTTCTGTAGAATTTCAGAAAATGGCTTCTCTTGAAGAGGAAAAAGAGAATGATGAATCTACGAAAAAGTCCAAGTCAAAGAGTAAAGGTCAACAGTTATTGACAGAAAAGAAATAA
- the LOC143056714 gene encoding regulator of G-protein signaling 22-like isoform X1 produces the protein MPSVVVYAKLDPDEVTLDDVEEFLITDDLFVEYFNAFLALPSFPTPLCFNKEKTGFEVVTEARKEIGKQIKAAIRSQKKQSKIYKVVKNHSFIDIPLIPIVEPEGPDHIEINTNYTVTTLNKEQGIHWVKERRMPAFLESDLYMEYRLANLVSQAKITGEQGEYILMRIDFKPKVKHKKKVVEEEVEVDPKEQMMKDMYVCMGTASTTDTEAWFTAASMATVTSVSSSTQLRPRSAEMTKRPVSARPVSAYSSVDNYKRSESGLASSVKSSLYSNYRNTQNSDDYDDVYSSKLFAVDGKPMTPRPTDSVCAVTEDYRDKHNRPFSSTVYSIPKVDNSDAESGLDISDDTDSVDSKDNNDQLEMLQNEGQLSSRKGSSDSIVFKNIDDIGTAIVGAVLKRTVSSILNVHDDDLPLEILDQIPGCELSRHISLEHLDRISLQEVQLPEEDSEVDKVTEEQVSEKDKKKEEESDADSLLDSEDDYEEEDTFFRKHKAKTFKLTNRKGTEKFKAFLSGTMGERNWNLWLDIDKTRFMTDDEAIHRHLLEMREKYFIPGSLFELTTEQKTDLKLTKPSSWTKEHLINIQNKIAEPLVLYWAPRFLLTQLRTTDPAKHAEYLNLKYLKTKPDVFPTRPAAKLLPLRPKSCFPRFGQQAFEDLPSTTLDTQFVTSPPVGFRRNYSSSAFTYDKLHGTKQTIITPKLPVQKATKPLISGQKSRPSTAGSSRPVSVNRQTSRPVSGIRQTSRPVSGVLPASRPISALPLSRPESRDANRPVSANRPVSAHRPVSAHRPVSAHPFASRSETSASTPQTQLRQRPQTAGVGRERNGSQCSDASDFIGGHRMEALLQALHHEREAGGFFKKFINRSGNKLWINCLNFWSEVQDYHWLFYTEFIDPYILQKKAKTVYSKYIVIGGICSISCSYSIRREVARCMQPPFEELFDAAEEYSIKELYVAWTQMITVDMKTYGKVELIEVVKHLETRSKYVLNLQKRGLIKERVETPEDPMEKYEDPVYDPTLQERIPDEYKDYTLEKLVGNRIELENFQVFLKENYADTDLLCWMAIRTFRNIPYTDEKARDELATSIRDRYLNQKYFFGPNSPAGKKGQEKVMAAAGGYSQLFKKRPPNEVLIEAQKYIRDRLEKKWLPLFLATSEFADRQRPKAGMDDVVDDVLVIKKKRSHNIQRSLDNNKFISSSKDVIVFRKGLLNPVTELQFRRYVSIYGDNLENDVLFWKEVQAFKELYHVHSDESLIQEKVAVIISCFIDSQIPPNIQIDISPDMAEKIVERKYERTPYLFREAQFTVFRHLFRFWDKFCTFRGNHAEEKILPTIERIRKHERAKQRAEQQRLDELALKEAEEKKQPQRKKKLKFGKGRAEERAALGLPPENEEDEDALDHLQHFSHHDDDEEEHGPMEKNKISWSYSNYMAALEKEDILNNTDESTFGSLLNFGGEKSSENGDEVSLSKQDDIETMSRKETRSEETQTDKKKSTKSSPSPDSEKGGSKKKVTQRKGSVEFQKMASLEEEKENDESTKKSKSKSKGQQLLTEKK, from the exons TCTTTTCCAACACCTCTCTGTTTCAACAAGGAAAAGACAGGTTTTGAGGTGGTCACAGAAGCCAGAAAAGAAATTGGAAAACAGATTAAAGCCGCCATAAGATCACAGAAAAAGCAATCAAAGATCTACAAAGTGGTGAAAAACCACAGTTTCATAGATATACCACTTATCCCAATAGTAGAACCTGAAGGTCCTGATCATATTGAAATCAACACTAATTACACAGTCACT ACTTTAAACAAAGAACAAGGTATACACTGGGTAAAAGAACGTAGAATGCCAGCATTTTTAGAAAGTGACCTATACATGGAATATCGTCTTGCTAATCTAGTATCACAGGCCAAAATTACTGGAGAACAAGGAGAATATATATTAATGAGAATAGATTTCAAACCAAAAGTTAAACATAAAAAGAAAGTTGTAGAGGAGGAAGTAGAGGTAGATCCTAAAGAACAAATGATGAAAGATATGTACGTTTGTATGGGTACGGCGTCAACAACTGATACCGAAGCTTGGTTTACTGCTGCGTCCATGGCAACAGTAACCAGTGTTTCTTCCTCAACACAGTTAAGACCAAGGAGTGCTGAAATGACAAAACGTCCAGTCAGTGCACGACCAGTAAGTGCATATAGTTCAGTGGATAATTATAAACGGTCTGAGAGTGGATTAGCCTCATCTGTTAAAAGTTCCTTGTATAGTAATTATAGGAATACACAAAATTCTGATGATTATGATGATGTGTATTCTAGTAAACTGTTCGCTGTCGATGGTAAACCTATGACCCCCAGACCCACCGATTCTGTGTGTGCTGTTACTGAAGATTATAGGGATAAACATAACCGACCTTTCAGTTCTACTGTATACAGTATACCTAAAGTTGACAATAGTGATGCTGAATCTGGATTAGACATAAGTGACGACACAGATTCTGTGGATTCTAAAGACAACAATGATCAATTAGAAATGCTACAAAATGAAGGACAACTCTCGTCAAGGAAAGGAAGTTCTGATAGTATAGTGTTTAAAAATATTGACGATATAGGAACTGCAATAGTAGGTGCTGTTTTGAAGAGAACTGTGTCGTCAATATTAAATGTACATGATGATGATTTACCTTTGGAAATTTTAGATCAAATCCCGGGTTGTGAACTGTCACGACATATCTCATTGGAGCATTTAGACAGAATATCATTACAAGAAGTGCAATTACCAGAGGAGGACTCAGAGGTTGATAAGGTAACAGAGGAACAAGTATCAGAAAAAGACAAGAAGAAAGAAGAAGAAAGTGATGCAGACTCGCTACTTGATAGTGAGGATGATTACGAAGAAGAAGATACTTTCTTCAGGAAACATAAAGCAAAGACATTTAAACTGACAAACAGAAAAGGAACAGAAAAGTTTAAAGCCTTCTTAAGTGGTACAATGGGAGAAAGAAATTGGAACTTGTGGCTTGATATTGATAAAACCAGGTTTATGACAGATGATGAAGCTATTCACAG acatttacTAGAAATGAGGGAGAAATATTTCATCCCTGGCTCCTTGTTTGAATTGACTACTGAACAGAAGACAGATTTAAAGCTGACCAAACCTTCATCATGGACTAAAGAACATCTCATAAACATACAGAATAAAATAGCTGAGCCCTTAGTACTTTACTG ggCACCTAGATTTTTACTGACACAATTAAGAACAACAGACCCTGCCAAGCATGCTGAATACCTCAATCTAAAGTACCTTAAAACCAAGCCAGATGTATTCCCTACTCGTCCAGCAGCTAAACTACTGCCACTACGTCCTAAGTCATGTTTTCCAAGGTTTGGACAACAAGCTTTTGAG GATTTACCATCTACTACTCTAGATACACAATTTGTGACCTCACCTCCTGTTGGTTTCCGTAGAAACTACTCATCGTCTGCTTTCACCTATGACAAGTTGCATGGTACCAAGCAGACTATTATCACACCAAAATTACCTGTACAGAAAGCAACAAAACCTCTAATTAGTGGTCAAAAGTCCAG GCCATCCACTGCAGGATCATCACGCCCTGTATCAGTTAACAGACAAACATCACGTCCAGTGTCTGGGATTAGACAAACATCCCGTCCTGTATCTGGTGTACTGCCAGCTTCACGTCCAATATCTGCACTTCCTTTATCCCGTCCAGAGTCGAGAGATGCAAATCGTCCAGTTTCTGCAAATCGACCAGTTTCTGCACATCGACCAGTTTCTGCACATCGACCAGTATCTGCACATCCTTTTGCAAGTAGGTCAGAGACATCTGCCAGCACACCGCAAACACAACTACGACAGCGACCTCAGACAGCAGGGGTTGGGAGAGAAAGAAATGGTTCTCAATGTTCAGATGCCTCAGACTTTATTGGAGGACATCGGATGGAGGCTTTGTTACAAGCTCTTCACCATGAAAGAGAAGCTGGTGGATTCTTTAAGAAGTTTATCAACAGAAGTGGCAACAAG TTGTGGATTAACTGTTTGAACTTCTGGAGTGAAGTGCAGGACTATCATTGGTTATTTTATACAGAATTCATTGACCCGTATATACTACAGAAAAAAGCAAAg ACTGTATATTCCAAGTACATAGTGATTGGAGGCATCTGCAGCATTAGCTGTAGTTACAGTATCAGACGAGAGGTAGCCAGATGTATGCAGCCACCATTTGAGGAACTATTTGACGCAGCGGAGGAATATTCTATAAAGGAGTTATATGTTGCATGGACACAGATGATTACTGTAGACATGAAGACTTATGGAAAG GTAGAATTAATAGAAGTGGTGAAACATTTAGAGACCAGATCTAAATATGTCCTCAATTTACAGAAGAGAGGTTTGATTAAAGAG AGGGTTGAAACTCCTGAAGATCCTATGGAGAAATATGAAGATCCTGTGTATGACCCAACACTGCAGGAAAGAATACCTGATGAATACAAAGACTACACATTAGAAAAACTTGTTGGAAATCGTATTGAGTTAGAGAACTTCCAAGTTTTCCTGAAGGAAAATTACGCAGATACAGATTTACTCTGTTGGATGGCTATTAGAACTTTCCGTAACATTCCATACACAGATGAAAAGGCTCGAGATGAACTGGCTACATCTATACGAGACAGATACCTTAATCAGAAATATTTCTTTGGTCCAAACAGTCCAGCAGGGAAGAAAGGACAAGAAAAG gtAATGGCTGCTGCAGGAGGTTATAGCCAGCTGTTTAAGAAGAGGCCTCCAAATGAAGTGTTGATCGAAGCTCAGAAGTATATACGTGATAGACTTGAGAAGAAATGGCTGCCGTTGTTCTTGGCCACATCAGAGTTTGCTGATAGACAGAGACCAAAGGCTGGCATGGACGATGTAGTGGATGATGTCTTAGTTATCAAGAAAAAGAGATCACATAATATACAAAGG AGTTTGGATAACAATAAGTTTATCTCCTCATCTAAAGATGTGATAGTCTTCCGTAAAGGTCTGCTGAACCCAGTGACAGAGCTACAGTTCAGGAGATATGTATCTATATACGGAGACAACCTAGAAAATGATGTACTTTTCTGGAAAGAAGTCCAGGCATTTAAG GAACTTTACCATGTACATAGTGATGAAAGTTTGATTCAGGAGAAAGTTGCAGTTATAATAAGCTGTTTTATTGACTCACAAATTCCACCAAATATCCAGATCGATATTTCACCTGATATGGCAGAAAAAATCGTAGAGAGAAAATATGAAAGAACACCTTATTTATTCAGAGAGGCACAG tttacaGTTTTTCGACATCTATTTCGATTCTGGGACAAATTCTGTACATTTAGGGGAAACCATGCAGAAGAAAAGATATTACCAACGATAGAGAGAATACGGAAACATGAGAGAGCAAAACAACGAGCTGAACAACAACGACTGGATGAGCTGGCTCTAAAg GAGGCGGAGGAGAAGAAG CaacctcaaaggaaaaagaagcTAAAGTTTGGGAAGGGT AGAGCTGAAGAAAGAGCTGCATTAGGACTACCACCAGAGAATGAAGAGGATGAAGATGCACTGGACCATCTACAACATTTCAGTCACCATGACGATGATGAAGAAGAACATGGGCCGATGGAGAAGAATAAAATCTCATGGTCTTACTCTAACTATATGGCTGCTCTGGAAAAGGAGGATATTCTAAATAATACAGATGAAAGTACATTTGGGTCATTGTTAAATTTTG GAGGAGAAAAAAGCAGTGAGAATGGTGATGAAGTATCATTAAGTAAACAGGATGATATAGAAACAATGTCCAGGAAAGAAACTCGTTCTGAAGAAACTCAAACAGACAAAAA GAAGTCAACAAAGTCAAGCCCAAGTCCTGACTCTGAGAAAGGAGGGAGCAAGAAGAAAGTGACACAACGAAAGGGTTCTGTAGAATTTCAGAAAATGGCTTCTCTTGAAGAGGAAAAAGAGAATGATGAATCTACGAAAAAGTCCAAGTCAAAGAGTAAAGGTCAACAGTTATTGACAGAAAAGAAATAA